The Synchiropus splendidus isolate RoL2022-P1 chromosome 1, RoL_Sspl_1.0, whole genome shotgun sequence genome includes a window with the following:
- the LOC128747342 gene encoding uncharacterized protein LOC128747342, with the protein MSIRTLKRICRRLGLYRRKNQSDLGEVLAFIQHEIMTSGQTQGYRWLHLRAIQKGFVVSQDTILQMIKMVDPVGVELRRARRLRRGQYSCRGPNAVWHMDGYEKLKPYGVGIHGCIDGFSRYVLWAEAYTTNNDPKVAASYFIQTVSRIGGCPERIRADRGTENGHVEQTQMFLRRNHSDSFAGDKSFLYGRSTANQRIEGWRTTLQFWMNLFQTLQDDGHFTGNLLDKSLIQFCFLNLMQDELDEVVNTWNSHKIRSRLTGDAASGRPVVMYSLPAIHSAEDRLTSAEMEELIVCMEECTAKAPFPCDETVFELCCLLMEENEWHAPSDPSDASDLYITLREEILKIV; encoded by the exons ATGAGTATTCGGACTCTGAAGAGAATATGCCGAAGACTTGGTTTGTATCGAAGAAAGAACCAGTCAGACCTGGGAGAAGTGTTGGCTTTTATCCAGCATGAGATCATGACGAGTGGGCAGACGCAAGGTTATCGATGGCTTCATCTACGAGCAATTCAGAAAGGATTTGTTGTGTCACAAGACACAATACTGCAAATGATAAAAATGGTTGACCCCGTTGGTGTGGAATTAAGAAGAGCACGACGCCTACGAAGAGGGCAATACAGCTGCAGAGGACCAAATGCTGTTTGGCACATGGATGGCTATGAGAAACTGAAACCCTATGGGGTTGGCATCCATGGCTGCATTGATGGGTTTAGCCGATATGTATTATGGGCAGAGGCCTACACCACAAACAATGATCCGAAGGTGGCTGCAAGTTACTTTATTCAAACAGTTTCACGCATCGGTGGATGCCCAGAAAGGATCCGTGCTGACAGGGGCACAGAAAATGGCCATGTTGAACAGACGCAAATGTTTTTGCGAAGAAACCACTCAGATAGCTTTGCAGGGGACAAAAGCTTCCTTTATGGAAGAAGTACCGCCAATCAGCGCATTGAAGGATGGAGGACCACCCTCCAATTCTGGatgaatttatttcaaactCTTCAGGATGATGGTCACTTCACAGGAAACCTTCTGGATAAAAGCCTGATCCAGTTCTGCTTTCTCAATCTCATGCAG GATGAGCTGGATGAAGTTGTGAACACATGGAACTCCCACAAAATAAGATCAAGGCTGACCGGTGATGCAGCTTCAGGTCGGCCAGTCGTCATGTATTCACTCCCTGCCATTCACAGTGCTGAGGATCGACTGACATCTGCTGAAATGGAAGAGCTCATTGTATGTATGGAAGAGTGCACGGCAAAAGCCCCGTTTCCTTGTGATGAAACTGTTTTTGAGCTGTGTTGTCTGCtcatggaggaaaatgaatggcATGCTCCATCAGATCCATCAGATGCAAGTGATTTGTACATTACATTGAGGGAAGAAATATTGAAGATTGTATGA